The following proteins come from a genomic window of Sorghum bicolor cultivar BTx623 chromosome 3, Sorghum_bicolor_NCBIv3, whole genome shotgun sequence:
- the LOC8082198 gene encoding wall-associated receptor kinase 3, producing MLPPAAALLLVMVLPLSSGASSQAGGAAGWGRPPASCPTTCGNVSVPYPFGIRDGCSLPFPGFNLTCDQTRHPPRLLFGDGGTLQVVEISLANSTVRAIDTAGAVNITYYDLRDQGQSVPEGNGTWSGLGSGSGDTYVLSEEHNQFVVTGCNVQGMLLGDSGNVIIGCSSFCSIKDIWTNPVVSTSAPGGDGTVVACSGVGCCQTPIPIGRPKYTVQLKSVDPLLEYSSKLPMAVRVAERGWFDSVAAQMLNESAVFDQLQAVPVPVVLEWVVASTSIVALIPSANMVDAGNWSCPANAARSACRSSHSTCHNVTGNYRAGYVCRCQDGYNGNPYLTGDGECQDIDECALPGKCFGVCTNRAGGYECQCPRGARGNPYMADGCVKTSLGLSIGLGVGSGAGLLVLALGSAFVVRGIKNRRARMLKRKFFKQNRGHLLQQLVSQNTDIAERMIIPLVELEKATNNFDDDRKLGGGGHGTVYKGILSDLHVVAIKKSNMAIQREIDEFINEVAILSQVNHRNVVRLFGCCLETQVPLLVYEFISNGTLYDHLHVEGPTPLGWDHRLRIATETARALAYLHMAVSFPIVHRDIKSHNILLDGSLTANVSDFGASRCIPPDETGIATAIQGTLGYLDPMYYYTGRLTEKSDVYSFGVVLIELLTRKKPFSYRSPEDDSLIAQFTSMLTCGNLSCVLDPQVMEEGGNEINEVAALAAICVKLKGEERPTMRQVELTLESIQESIQQRRLHSVGPSNSKENVIFPIAEGRSTKESSRQYSLEEEFLLSAQYPR from the exons ATGCTCCCGCCGGCAGCGGCCCTGCTGCTGGTAATGGTATTGCCGCTCTCCTCCGGGGCATCGTCCCAGGCTGGAGGCGCAGCAGGATGGGGACGACCGCCGGCGAGCTGTCCAACCACCTGCGGCAACGTTAGCGTGCCGTACCCTTTCGGCATCCGCGACGGCTGCTCCCTCCCTTTCCCTGGCTTTAACCTCACCTGCGACCAAACGCGGCATCCGCCGAGGCTGCTTTTCGGCGACGGCGGCACCCTCCAGGTCGTGGAGATCTCGCTGGCCAACTCCACGGTCCGCGCCATAGACACCGCCGGTGCCGTGAACATCACCTACTACGACCTACGGGATCAGGGGCAGAG TGTGCCAGAGGGCAACGGCACCTGGAGCGGCCTTGGCTCCGGCAGCGGCGACACGTACGTCCTCTCCGAGGAGCACAACCAGTTCGTTGTCACCGGGTGCAACGTCCAGGGGATGCTGCTCGGGGACAGCGGCAACGTCATCATCGGCTGCTCCTCCTTCTGCTCCATCAAGGACATCTGGACAAACCCCGTGGTGAGCACAAGCGCCCCCGGCGGCGACGGAACGGTGGTCGCCTGCTCCGGCGTCGGCTGTTGCCAGACGCCCATCCCCATCGGCCGCCCTAAGTACACCGTCCAGCTCAAGTCCGTCGACCCCCTGCTCGAGTACAGCAGCAAGCTGCCCATGGCGGTGCGCGTCGCCGAGCGCGGCTGGTTTGACAGCGTCGCCGCCCAGATGCTGAACGAGTCAGCGGTGTTCGACCAGCTTCAGGCCGTTCCGGTTCCGGTGGTGCTGGAGTGGGTGGTGGCGTCCACCTCGATAGTAGCACTGATACCGTCGGCGAATATGGTGGATGCCGGCAACTGGTCCTGCCCCGCGAACGCCGCGAGGAGCGCGTGCAGAAGCAGCCACAGCACCTGTCACAACGTCACCGGCAACTACCGAGCCGGCTACGTGTGCCGGTGCCAGGATGGGTACAACGGCAACCCCTACCTTACCGGTGACGGCGAATGCCAAG ATATCGACGAGTGCGCGCTTCCAGGGAAGTGTTTCGGCGTTTGTACAAACAGGGCTGGTGGATACGAGTGCCAGTGCCCACGCGGTGCTCGTGGCAACCCTTACATGGCAGATGGCTGTGTCAAAACTTCTCTTG GGTTAAGTATTGGACTCGGAGTTGGCAGTGGAGCCGGTCTTTTGGTTCTGGCTCTTGGTTCGGCCTTTGTGGTTCGTGGGATTAAGAATCGGAGGGCAAGAATGCTGAAGCGGAAGTTTTTTAAACAAAACCGTGGACATTTGTTACAACAGTTGGTATCCCAAAACACAGACATCGCTGAGAGGATGATCATCCCCTTGGTAGAACTTGAGAAAGCCACAAACAATTTCGATGACGATCGCAAGCTTGGTGGAGGAGGGCATGGCACGGTGTACAAGGGGATCTTATCAGACCTGCACGTCGTCGCAATCAAAAAATCAAATATGGCAATCCAAAGAGAGATTGATGAGTTCATAAATGAGGTAGCTATTCTCTCACAAGTCAATCATAGGAACGTAGTGAGGCTTTTTGGGTGCTGCCTTGAGACCCAAGTGCCACTATTAGTATATGAATTCATTTCAAATGGGACACTTTATGATCATCTTCATGTCGAAGGACCAACACCATTGGGATGGGATCATAGACTGAGAATTGCAACGGAAACCGCCAGAGCTCTTGCCTACCTTCACATGGCTGTGTCATTCCCTATAGTTCATAGGGATATAAAGTCACATAATATTCTATTGGATGGCTCCCTAACAGCCAACGTGTCTGACTTTGGAGCTTCAAGGTGCATTCCACCTGATGAAACAGGGATTGCAACGGCCATCCAAGGAACACTGGGATATCTAGACCCTATGTACTACTACACAGGAAGACTCACTGAGAAGAGCGACGTTTACAGTTTTGGTGTTGTTTTGATAGAGTTGCTCACCAGAAAGAAACCATTTTCATATAGATCACCCGAGGATGATAGCTTAATTGCACAATTCACTTCCATGCTTACCTGTGGTAACTTGTCTTGTGTACTTGATCCTCAAGTAATGGAAGAGGGAGGCAACGAAATCAACGAAGTAGCTGCATTGGCAGCTATATGTGTGAAGCTGAAAGGAGAGGAGCGGccaaccatgagacaagtggagTTGACCCTTGAAAGCATCCAAGAATCAATACAACAGAGAAGGCTACATAGTGTTGGTCCCAGCAACTCTAAGGAAAATGTGATATTTCCAATAGCTGAGGGTAGAAGCACAAAAGAGTCAAGTAGGCAGTATAGTCTTGAAGAAGAATTCTTGTTATCAGCACAGTATCCCCGTTGA
- the LOC8082199 gene encoding aspartyl protease family protein 2, translating to MPPTRSASTLHWTSSKRPDHRRLLAMATLAALLLLVAASNAAALSAKAVEYHSFVATPLSPHAYTAAPSADADEDLFGGSLAVADEGAAAASAVHFRVVHRDAFAANATAAELLRHRLQRDKRRAARISKAAAGGGAGAANGTRSRGGAVAAPVVSGLAQGSGEYFTKIGVGTPSTPALMVLDTGSDVVWLQCAPCRRCYDQSGPVFDPRRSSSYGAVDCAAPLCRRLDSGGCDLRRRACLYQVAYGDGSVTAGDFATETLTFAGGARVARVALGCGHDNEGLFVAAAGLLGLGRGSLSFPTQISRRYGKSFSYCLVDRTSSSSSGAASRSRSSTVTFGPPSASAASFTPMVRNPRMETFYYVQLVGISVGGARVPGVAESDLRLDPSTGRGGVIVDSGTSVTRLARPSYSALRDAFRAAAAGLRLSPGGFSLFDTCYDLGGRKVVKVPTVSMHFAGGAEAALPPENYLIPVDSRGTFCFAFAGTDGGVSIIGNIQQQGFRVVFDGDGQRVGFAPKGC from the coding sequence ATGCCACCAACTCGCTCTGCCAGTACACTCCACTGGACCTCAAGCAAGCGACCCGACCACAGGCGCTTGCTAGCCATGGCGACCCTCGCCGCGCTGCTCCTCCTTGTCGCCGCTTCCAATGCCGCCGCGCTGAGCGCCAAGGCCGTGGAGTACCACAGCTTCGTAGCCACCCCGCTCTCGCCCCACGCGTACACCGCTGCTCCGTCCGCCGACGCGGACGAGGATCTCTTCGGCGGCAGCCTTGCCGTCGCAGACGAGGGCGCCGCAGCCGCGTCGGCCGTGCACTTCCGCGTGGTCCACCGTGACGCCTTCGCGGCGAACGCCACCGCGGCCGAGCTGCTCAGGCACCGCCTGCAGCGGGACAAGCGTAGGGCGGCGCGGATCTCgaaggcggcggccggcggtgGCGCCGGCGCGGCGAACGGCACAAGGAGCCGCGGCGGGGCCGTGGCCGCGCCAGTGGTTTCGGGGCTCGCGCAGGGGAGCGGGGAGTACTTCACCAAGATCGGCGTGGGCACGCCGTCAACGCCGGCGCTCATGGTGCTGGACACCGGCAGCGACGTGGTGTGGCTGCAGTGCGCGCCGTGCCGGCGGTGCTACGACCAGTCGGGTCCGGTGTTCGACCCGCGGCGCTCCAGCTCGTACGGCGCCGTCGACTGCGCCGCGCCGCTGTGCCGCAGGCTGGACTCGGGCGGCTGCGATCTCCGCCGCAGGGCGTGCCTGTACCAGGTGGCCTACGGCGACGGCTCCGTGACGGCGGGCGACTTCGCCACCGAGACGCTCACCTTCGCGGGCGGCGCACGCGTGGCGCGCGTCGCGCTCGGGTGCGGCCACGACAACGAAGGCCTGTTCGTGGCCGCGGCCGGGCTGCTGGGCCTGGGACGCGGCAGCCTGTCGTTCCCGACCCAGATCTCCCGCCGCTACGGCAAGAGCTTCTCCTACTGCCTCGTCGACCgcacctcctcgtcgtcgtccggCGCCGCGTCGCGCTCCCGGTCCTCCACCGTCACCTTCGGCCCGCCCTCCGCGTCGGCGGCGTCCTTCACCCCGATGGTCCGCAACCCGCGCATGGAGACGTTCTACTACGTGCAGCTCGTGGGCATCAGCGTGGGCGGCGCGCGCGTCCCGGGCGTGGCCGAGTCCGACCTCCGCCTGGACCCGTCCACTGGCCGCGGCGGCGTCATCGTGGACTCGGGCACCTCCGTGACCCGGCTCGCCCGCCCGTCCTACTCGGCGCTCCGCGACGCGTtccgcgccgcggcggcggggctCCGCCTCTCCCCCGGCGGGTTCTCCCTGTTCGACACGTGCTACGACCTGGGCGGGCGCAAGGTGGTGAAGGTGCCCACCGTGTCGATGCACTTCGCGGGCGGCGCCGAGGCGGCGCTGCCACCGGAGAACTACCTCATCCCTGTGGACTCCAGGGGCACCTTCTGCTTCGCGTTCGCTGGCACCGACGGCGGGGTGTCCATCATCGGCAACATCCAGCAGCAGGGGTTCCGCGTGGTGTTCGACGGCGACGGCCAGCGCGTCGGGTTCGCGCCCAAGGGCTGCTGA
- the LOC8082200 gene encoding SUN domain-containing protein 2, which produces MSRKRREGGGGGRGAGTGTGDHHGGGSGKGSGAGADAVSMDGGLREVSVSVVFSVWCILFLLRSQFLHSQTDDDPSSEFYEDHHGRRDSYCKVRPLEAYVLPYHNDSSTTTCQSSYSQPQPPQESPSASAPAPPELPPQYNATTGGGNNASSPEAAAFVGLDEFRSRIMQGKAENDTGRPRPTDGGAAHRLEPNGAEYNYAAASKGAKVLAHNKEAKGAGNILGGDKDKYLRNPCSADDKFVVVELSEETLVDTVALANLEHYSSNFRDFEVYGSMSYPTEAWELLGRFTAENAKHAQRFVLPEPRWTRYLRLRLVSHYGSGFYCILSYLEVYGVDAVERMLQDFIAGNGAGAGAEADASRDRASIDLASRDVDSNDTTAQQARQVHAKLDGNGGAGTGRNDSSSAGDAKNNGSRSGDAKLPPPLGKEAKPPQVAAAPGSSTGRIHSDGVLKILMQKMRSLELSLSTLEEYTREVNQRYGAKVPDLQNGLSQTAVALEKMKADVHVLVDWKDSVAKDVDELKAWKSTVSGKLDDLIKENQEMRWSVEEMRGVQETLQNKELAVLSISLFFACLALFKLACDRLLCLFAGKGSREEADAEEHTRSSRAWMLVLASSSFTTLIVLLYN; this is translated from the exons ATGAGCAGGAAGAGGAGagaaggaggcggcggcggaagaGGCGCTGGGACGGGGACGGGGGACCAtcacggcggcggcagcggcaagGGGTCGGGGGCCGGCGCCGATGCCGTGTCCATGGACGGCGGCCTCCGCGAGGTGTCTGTCTCCGTCGTCTTCTCCGTTTGGTgcatcctcttcctcctccgatCCCAGTTCCTCCACAGCCAGACCGACGACGACCCTTCGTCAG AGTTCTACGAGGACCACCACGGCAGGCGCGACAGCTACTGCAAGGTGAGGCCGTTGGAGGCCTACGTGCTGCCCTACCATAACGACTCCTCCACGACGACGTGCCAGTCCTCCTACtcgcagccgcagccgccgcaAGAATCGCCGTCGGCGTCCGCGCCCGCGCCCCCAGAGCTGCCGCCGCAGTACAATGCCACCACCGGCGGCGGCAACAACGCGTCGTCGCCCGAGGCGGCGGCCTTCGTGGGCCTCGACGAGTTCCGCAGCCGCATCATGCAGGGCAAGGCGGAGAACGACaccggccggccccggcccacgGACGGCGGCGCCGCGCACCGCCTGGAGCCCAACGGCGCCGAGTACAACTACGCCGCGGCGTCCAAGGGCGCCAAGGTGCTGGCGCACAACAAGGAGGCCAAGGGCGCCGGCAACATCCTCGGCGGCGACAAGGACAAGTACCTGCGCAACCCGTGCTCCGCCGACGACAAGTTCGTGGTCGTCGAGCTCTCGGAGGAGACGCTCGTCGACACCGTCGCGCTGGCCAACCTGGAGCACTACTCCTCCAACTTCAGGGACTTCGAGGTGTACGGCAGCATGAGCTACCCGACGGAGGCGTGGGAGCTGCTGGGACGGTTCACCGCCGAGAACGCCAAGCACGCGCAGCGATTCGTGCTGCCGGAGCCCAGGTGGACGCGCTACCTCCGCCTGCGCCTCGTCAGCCACTACGGCTCCGGATTCTACTGCATCCTCAGTTACCTCGAGGTCTACGGCGTCGACGCCGTTGAGCGGATGCTGCAGGACTTCATCGCTGGcaatggcgccggcgccggcgccgaggCCGACGCATCCAGGGACCGTGCCTCCATCGACTTGGCCAGCCGGGACGTCGACAGCAACGACACCACCGCTCAGCAGGCGCGCCAGGTTCACGCTAAGCTGGATGGCAACGGCGGCGCTGGGACTGGGAGGAACGACAGCAGCAGCGCCGGCGACGCGAAGAACAACGGCTCCAGGAGCGGCGACGCgaagctgccgccgccgctgggaaAGGAGGCGAAGCCCCCGCAGGTAGCGGCGGCGCCGGGGTCGTCGACGGGGCGGATCCACAGCGACGGCGTGCTAAAGATCCTGATGCAGAAGATGCGGTCGCTGGAGCTGAGCCTGTCGACGCTGGAGGAGTACACGAGGGAGGTGAACCAGCGGTACGGCGCCAAGGTGCCGGACCTGCAGAACGGGCTCTCGCAGACGGCCGTGGCGCTGGAGAAGATGAAGGCCGACGTGCACGTCCTCGTCGACTGGAAGGACAGCGTG GCCAAGGACGTGGACGAGCTCAAGGCCTGGAAGTCGACCGTCTCCGGCAAGCTGGACGACCTGATCAAGGAGAACCAGGAGATGAG GTGGAGCGTCGAGGAGATGCGGGGCGTGCAGGAGACGCTGCAGAACAAGGAGCTGGCGGTGCTGTCCATCAGCCTCTTCTTCGCGTGCCTGGCGCTCTTCAAGCTGGCGTGCGACCGCCTGCTCTGCCTCTTCGCCGGCAAGGGCAGCAGGGAGGAAGCCGACGCGGAGGAGCACACGAGGAGCAGCAGGGCGTGGATGCTCGTGCTCGCCAGCAGCAGCTTCACCACCCTCATCGTCCTGCTCTACAACTGA
- the LOC8082201 gene encoding uncharacterized protein LOC8082201 yields the protein MAAKLAQLRAQAARAAEFASKHGGAYYKEVMEKNKQYVVQPPTVEKCQELSKQLFYTRLASLPGRYEAFWKELDSVKQVWKNRKDLKVEDLGIATLFGVELYAWFCVGEIVGRGFTLTGYKV from the exons ATGGCGGCGAAGCTGGCCCAGCTGCGCGCGCAGGCGGCGCGTGCGGCGGAGTTCGCCtcgaagcacggcggcgcctaCTACAAGGAGGTCATGGAGAAGAACAAGCAGTACGTCGTTCAGCCCCCTACCGTCGAGAAGTGCCAGGAGCTCTCCAAGCAGCTCTTCTACACCCGCCTCGCAAG CCTACCAGGTCGCTATGAGGCATTCTGGaaggagcttgatagtgtcAAGCAGGTATGGAAGAACAGGAAAGACCTCAAGGTTGAGGACCTTGGGATTGCGACTTTATTTGGAGTTGAGCTTTATGCATGGTTCTGCGTAGGAGAGATTGTTGGCAGAGGTTTCACCTTAACCGGCTATAAGGTCTAG